From Acidimicrobiales bacterium:
GCGGGGAATTCCGATGGCCGCGCGCGGGGAATTCACATGGCCGTCCGCGGGAAGCGAGGTGGCCGCGCGCGGGGAATTCTCGTGGCCACGCGCGGGGAGAAGTCATGGCCGCCTGTGGGGAGATCCTCGTGACCGTTGACAGCCGATCCGGCGAACATGCGCGATCCGATGCGCGGACCGGTCCCGGGACGGCCCGAGAGCAGCTCACGGAAGAGGTGGACGAGAGAGCCCTCCTCGATCTCGCCCGCACGCGCCTCACGACGTGCGCAGAGTCTGTCGATCTCGGCCGGCAGCTCGGCGATGCCGCGTCCGATGGTCACCCAGTGGTGGCGCTGGCGTCACGACGAGTACCACCGCGGCAACCTGGGCACCGTCACCCGCGTACCGGAGCCTCGTTCCGGTCCCGGCAGGTGACGGCGCTCGTCACCCGCTCCCGGGGCCGTCCAGCATGTCGCCCGCCGCTAGGGTGCCGTGACGCCCGACTCCTTGGGCTGCACCCTCACCCCAGCGCTCGGGACGAACAGCGTCTCGTGCCCGTCGTCCCAGCGCACCCAGAGCCGCTGGTGCCCCTCGTCGCCCTCGACGCGGACCACCTCCCCGCTCCGTCGCGCCTGACCGACCTTCTTCGCCTCGACCACGACCCGGTCACCTACTCGTGCCTGCACGTTCGCCTCCTTGTCCTCGGACCTCGCTCTCAGGATGAGACATGACGTCCTGGCGCGCGCTGGATGGCGGCCCGCAGGGCCACCTCGAGGCGGGCGTTGGCGATCGATCCCGCCTGTTTTCCGGGCGCTTCTCGCCAGGACCTCGCGGCACCGGGCGACCTCCTCGGCTACGTGCGCCGCCGGGCGTGCGACTCCCAGGGGCGCGCCGGACACCTCGGCGCGCCGCAGATCGAGCTCCTGCAGGACCGCGAGCGCCTCGGCGGGCGGCGGGTTGGCGTACTGCGCACCGGCGCACAGCCGCTCGTACCGGGCGGCCAGGCCGCGGAGCTCGGCCGTGGGGGAGTCAGCGGCGGCGCTGCCCACGATGGCCGGCGCGCTCACCGAGGACCTCCAGCGCTGGAGAGCGGCAACGGCGGTGACCACGACCTGGTCGAGCGAGGCCCGTCGCTCGGCGACGCCCTCCGGGTCGACGGCCGACCGCACCATCGAGGTTGGGCTCCCCAGCCGACTCCTGATCGACTCCCTGTTGCCTCGTCCTGACTCTTAGCACTCTCGGCGGGTGAGTGCCAGAGGCTCCGATCCTCCAGGCGCCGGGGCGGCACCCGGCCTCACGGTCCGGAGCCGATGAGCGACAGGACGTGGTCGACCGCTGCCTGGCCGCGACCGAGCGCGTCAATGGATGCCGCGAGCCGCCTTGCCGCGTCGGCGTAGGAGGGGTCGTCGAGCACGGCGGTCAGGGCCGCAGCGATGGACTCGGAGGCGGCTCCCGCCTCGAGGGTGATGCCTGCGCCACACGCCTGCACCCGCGCGGCGTTGAGCGGCTGCTCGCGCCCTTGGGGGATGCACAGCAGGGGAATGCCGTGGGCGATGCTGGCCATGACGGTGCTCAGCCCGGCGTGGGTCACCACCGCCGAGACGAGCGGAAGCACCTCGGCGTGAGGGAGGTAGCGGTGGACGGCGACGTTGGGAGGCACCGAGGGCAGCTCAACGGCTATCCCCCCGAGGGTGAGCAAGCCTCGCACCGACAGCCCGGCCAGCGCTTCGAGGATGGGGGGAAGGGCCTCCTGCTGACGCATGGGGGTCGTGCTCAACGACACGAGCACGAGGGGACGGTCGTCGGTGGGGTCGAATCCCAGGTCGTGCGGCGTACCGGGAGGGGCCGGGTCGAGGATGGGGCCCACGTAGTGGGTCTCGTCGCCGCGCGGCGCGCCCGGGTAGTCGAAGGCCTCGGGTACGAGCACGAGCACCTTCGCGGCGCGCCGCAGCTGGTCGAGGGTCGCCGGTGCAGCCAGGTCGGCCATCCCGAAGGCCTTGCGGCACTGGCTCACGTTCACGGAGATGTCGCCCCAGAAGCACACGAAGGGCTGGTACAGCACGTGCACGAGCACCGCCGTGGGGAGCCCGAGCCGCTCCGCCGCGACCAGGCCGGCGCCGAGCATGCAGTCGACCACCACGACGTCGGGGCGGAACTGTGCCGCCGCGGCCAGGACGTCGTGCGCGGTGGCGAGCCCGTTGCGCATCTCGTGGAAGCGAGCCGGGTCCTCCTCCAGGCTCACCCCGGCGGGCCAAGGCTCCACCGAGCGGTACTCGAGGAGCTGCGCGCCAGACCGGGCCACGGCCTCGGCGACCGAGCGCTCCGCCGGTGCGGCGTCCGCCAGCAGGGCGACGTCGTGGCCGGCGGCGACCAGCCGGGCCGCCAGGGCTAGGGCGGGGGGGAAGTTGCCGCCGCCTCCCCAGCTGACGATGAGCACGCGCCCGCCGGCCAACAGGACGTGGTTCCGCCTCCGGCTTCGGCCTCGGCCTTGAGGCGCTCGAGGGTCTGGCGCATGGCCTGCTCGCGCCGGCGGTCGCGGTCGGCCATGAGGTAGTCCTCGGCGATGCGGGCCGACAGGGGAAGCCAGTGGACCTCGAAGGACTCGACGAGGTTCACCCCTCCGTCGGAGGGCTCGATCCGATACGACCAGGTCACCATCTCCTTGCCCCGTACCAGGGTGGACCAGCTGAGCTCCTTGTTGGGGACCGCCGTCTTCACCTGGCAGGCGACCGACCACCTCATGCGCCCGTAGCGGTTCCAGCCCCGAAAGCGCGCCCCGGGCACGGCGGGCGAGCTGGCGCCACCCTCCCAGGCGACTCGGTAGCACTCGGGGCTCCACTCCCCCATGCGCTCGAGGTCCGACAGCAGCGCCCAGACCCGTTCCGCTGGGGCGTTCACGTGGACCTGGACGGTTCCCGTGCGGGCGGTTCTCATCGTGGACCTCCCTGTGTGCTCGTCCCGGCCGGCCGGCGCGCGCCCTGGCGCCCCTTCCGGCGCTGCTTGCTCTTCAGGTGGTCGTAGGCCATGTCGGCCACGACGTCGATCAGCCGTGCCCAGCGGTCCCCGCCGGGGTCGTTGGCGATCTGCTGGTCGACGAGGCCCGAGCTCAAGGCGGTGAGCAGGTCCTCGTCCTCCTGGTCGTGCACGAGCCCCGCCCTGGCCAGGTCCTCCCGCAGCAGCGTCATCACCTCGACGGCCTTGGCGTAGGACGCAGGGGAGGGCTCGAAGCCCGGGACGGTCCTCTGGAACAGGAGCTGGTACCGGGCCGGGTCGGAGGTGCAGAACTCGAAGTACAGGCGGAACCCAGCGCGCAGCCGCTGACGGGCGTCGGTGGGCAGCTCGGCCCGGCGCTCCTCCAGGAAGGCCAAGAACTCGTCGTTGCCCTGGGCGAACATGGCGTCGTAGAGGTCGTTCTTCGAAGCGAAGTACTGGTAGAGCGATGGCACCCGCATGTCCACCCGGGCCGCCACCTCCGCCAGGGTGAGCCCCGCCAGGCCCCGGTGGCGGGCCACCTCCCACGCGGCCACCACGATCTCGGCCTTGGTCGCCTCGTGCCGGCGGGCTCGTCGATCGTGACTCGGTAGTCCTAATGCCACTAGAACATTCTCCGTGGCTTCGGCTGCCCTGTCAAGGTGCCGCCGCGCTGAGGGCGCTGATACCCCATGGCGTATACCGCCGACCGCGGCCTGCCTTCCCGCCGTCGGGCAGGTCGCTCCGCTGGCCAGCCCGCCGGCGCAGCCGGCCGGATTCAGAGAGCAGGCAGCCAGGGTGGCGCGCGATCGTCCGGCAGAAGCGCGCTTCGGGTCGCATCCGACGGTGGCCGCGCCTGTCGTGGGCGGGCCATCGGTCTCGGCGCGCCAGGCCCCGAGCCGTTGTCCGAGGGACCTGCCGAGCACTCGTCACGCCCGGCGGGGCGGATGCGGCGGCGTGCTGCACGAGGCTGTTGCGGAGTTCCAGAGGCGTGGCGTTCGCCCCGCGACGGCCGGTTCGCGGCCGTGGGCCGCGGGCAGTGACGATCGGCCCTTGTCCACGGCGCTCGGCGCGTGTCGCGATGGCAGGTGTGGGCGGCGGCGGCACCTCGGTGGGCTCGCAGGCGTTCTCGATCCGAAGCACGGAAGGAGGCCGCATGAGCGACATCGCACGGGTGACAGAGATCTCGGCCCGCTCACCGGAGAGCTTCGAGGCCGCGATCAGGCTTGGCGTCAAGCGGGCGACCGAGACGCTGCGGGGCGTCACGGCTGCCTGGGTGAAGGACCAGCAGGTGAAGGTCCAGGGCAACGAGGTCGTCGAGTTCCAGGTGAACATGCTCGTGACCTTCGTGCTCGAGTAGTCCCGCGACGGAACGGACGCTCGGGCTGGCCCGAGCCTGTCGCGCGTCCAGGGCGCCTCGGGGACAGGCTCGGCGGTGCGACGGGCTCACTCCGACCGCCGGGTTCGTGTCCGCTAGCGTCCGAACGGATGTGCTGAGGCATGGAGGCCACCGAGCCCTGGCGGCAGCGCGCAGCGGATGCCCGACGCTTCCTGGAGACGGGCGAGTGGGTGGAGTGACGAAGGTGCTCACGAGGGAGGACTGCGTCGTCAACTGCTCGATCCTCTTCGGGGAGTACCCGCTTCGCGATCGGCCGTCGCGGGCGTTCGCCGCCGGTTTCCGCCGCATCGAGCTGTGGTGGCCGTTCGCGAGCGCGGTACCCGGCGATAGCGAGATCGACAGGCTGTGCTCGGCGATTGAGGACGCGGGGGTGCAGCTGTACGGGCTCAACCTGTTCGCGGGGGACATGGCCGCGGGGGAGCGGGGGATCCTGTCGGCGCCGGCGCGGTCGGCGGAGTACGACGACAACCTGGCGGTTGTCGCGAGCATCGCGACCAGGCTGGGGTGCCGGACGTTCAACGCGCTGTACGGCAATCGGCTGGAGGGCGTCACCCCCGACGAGCAAGACGAAGTCGCCTGCGAGCGACTGCGCGAGGCGGCGGCGATTCTCGGACGGGCTGGCGGTCGGGTGCTCGTCGAGCCACTCAGCGGCGGAGCCGGCTATCCGCTCCGCCTGGCTGCCGACGCGGTACGGGTGATCGAACGGGCCGAGGCGGCGTCGCCGCTCGGGAACGTCTTCCTGCTCGCGGACCTCTACCACCTGGCCGTCAACGGGGACGACGTCTCGGCCGCGATCCGGCGCTTCGGGCCTCGGATCGGCCACGTGCAGATCGCCGACGCGCCGGGCCGCCACGAGCCAGGCACCGGCGGGCTCCCGCTCGCGCGGTGGATCGGCGAGCTGCAGGCCGCGGGCTACGAGGGCCCGTACGCGCTCGAGTACCACCCGAGCACGCGGACCGAGGCGAGCTTCGGTTGGCTCGCGCGGACGGCTGTCCCCAGGCGGTCCGCTGACGAACCGGAGAGCCTCGGTCCTTCGACGTCGTAGAAGCTGGCCGCTCGACGAGAGGGCGACCTCGTCGCCCGGAGATGGCGGACGACGCGCGAAGCGCCTCGCGCCGAGCAGGGCGAGGCTCCGGCGTCCGCGACCCACCGGACGGCGCCAGCTCGCGCGCCGGCTGGGCCGGAGGTGCTGGTGAGGGCGGGGCGCAGGGGACGGGGCCGGGTGCGCCCGAGCCACCCTTCGTGGACCCGGCGAGCAGCTGGAGGGGACGCGCCTAGCCGAGCCTCCAAGGAGGGCGACGGGCGCATAAGGTATGCACCAGTATACGACAGTTTACGAGTTGTGGAGGCAGCGTTGGGTGCCTGGCTCCGGTCCGGTCGATCACGCGGCCCCACGCCCGCCGAGGGGCGTGGGCCCGTGCGCGCCGCAGTCGACCTGCTCGACGCGGGTCCGTTCGACGTCGTCGTCCTCGGCGGCGGGAACGCGGCCCTCGTTGCGGCGCTGACGGCGCGGGAGGCCGGTCGCCGTGTCCTGCTCCTCGAGCGTGCGCCGGAGGCGCAGCGTGGTGGCAACAGCCGGCACACGAGGAACATCCGCTGCGTCCACGACGGGAACGACGGCCGCTCGGTGGGCGGCTACGGCTTCGACGAGCTCTGGTCCGATCTCTGCGGCGTCGGGGACGGGCCTGCGGACGAGAAGCTGGCAGCGCTCACCATCCGGGCTTCGGCGGAGCTCCCGGCCTGGATGAGCGCGCGAGGGGTGCGCTGGCAGGCTGCGCTCGCCGGGACGCTCCAGCTGGATCGCACCAACAGGTTCTTCCTCGGTGGCGGGAAGGCGCTAGTGAACACCTACTACCGGCGTGCCGCCGCCCTCGGCGTGCACGTCGCCTACGGCGTGACGGCCGAGGATCTCGTCGTCGAGGGCGATCGGTGCACGGCGGTCGTCGCGAGCTGCGCCGGCCGGACCTTCGAGGTCGCCGCCAAGGCAGTCGTGTGCGCTGCTGGCGGGTTCGAGGCGAACCTCGAGTGGCTGCGCGCCTACTGGGGGGACGCCGTCGACAGCTTCGTCGTGCGGGGACCGCGCGACAACGACGGCCGTGTGCTGCGCGCCCTCTACCGTGCCGGTGCGCGCCGGGTCGGGCGTGAGGAGGGCTTCCACGCGGTCGCGGTGGACGCGCGCTCGCCCCGCTTCGACGGGGGGATCGCGACGCGCATCGACGCCATCCCCTTCGGGATCGTCGTCAACCGGGATGCGCAGCGCTTCTACGACGAAGGCGAGGACATCTGGCCGAAGCGCTACGCGCAGTGGGGCCGCAACATCGCGCGCCAGCCCGGCCAGATCGCCTACTGCCTGTGGGACTCGAAGGCGGCGGGGAGGTTCCTGCCGCCGATGTTCCCGCCGCTGCAGGCGGGCTCGGTGGACGAGCTCGCTCTGCAGCTCGGCCTGGATCCTCGGGCGCTCGGTGCGACGGTCGACTCGTACAACTCGCGCGCGGGCGACCCCGCCACGTTCCGGCCGGGCGAGCCGGACGGGTGCGCGACC
This genomic window contains:
- a CDS encoding SRPBCC family protein, with translation MRTARTGTVQVHVNAPAERVWALLSDLERMGEWSPECYRVAWEGGASSPAVPGARFRGWNRYGRMRWSVACQVKTAVPNKELSWSTLVRGKEMVTWSYRIEPSDGGVNLVESFEVHWLPLSARIAEDYLMADRDRRREQAMRQTLERLKAEAEAGGGTTSCWPAGACSSSAGEAAATSPPP
- a CDS encoding TetR/AcrR family transcriptional regulator; this translates as MVAAWEVARHRGLAGLTLAEVAARVDMRVPSLYQYFASKNDLYDAMFAQGNDEFLAFLEERRAELPTDARQRLRAGFRLYFEFCTSDPARYQLLFQRTVPGFEPSPASYAKAVEVMTLLREDLARAGLVHDQEDEDLLTALSSGLVDQQIANDPGGDRWARLIDVVADMAYDHLKSKQRRKGRQGARRPAGTSTQGGPR
- a CDS encoding dodecin family protein: MSDIARVTEISARSPESFEAAIRLGVKRATETLRGVTAAWVKDQQVKVQGNEVVEFQVNMLVTFVLE
- a CDS encoding DUF1918 domain-containing protein; this encodes MVRSAVDPEGVAERRASLDQVVVTAVAALQRWRSSVSAPAIVGSAAADSPTAELRGLAARYERLCAGAQYANPPPAEALAVLQELDLRRAEVSGAPLGVARPAAHVAEEVARCREVLARSARKTGGIDRQRPPRGGPAGRHPARARTSCLILRARSEDKEANVQARVGDRVVVEAKKVGQARRSGEVVRVEGDEGHQRLWVRWDDGHETLFVPSAGVRVQPKESGVTAP
- the tcuA gene encoding FAD-dependent tricarballylate dehydrogenase TcuA translates to MRAAVDLLDAGPFDVVVLGGGNAALVAALTAREAGRRVLLLERAPEAQRGGNSRHTRNIRCVHDGNDGRSVGGYGFDELWSDLCGVGDGPADEKLAALTIRASAELPAWMSARGVRWQAALAGTLQLDRTNRFFLGGGKALVNTYYRRAAALGVHVAYGVTAEDLVVEGDRCTAVVASCAGRTFEVAAKAVVCAAGGFEANLEWLRAYWGDAVDSFVVRGPRDNDGRVLRALYRAGARRVGREEGFHAVAVDARSPRFDGGIATRIDAIPFGIVVNRDAQRFYDEGEDIWPKRYAQWGRNIARQPGQIAYCLWDSKAAGRFLPPMFPPLQAGSVDELALQLGLDPRALGATVDSYNSRAGDPATFRPGEPDGCATRGLVPPKSNWALPLDQPPFFAVPLRPGITFTYLGVAVDERGRVVGADGTPFVNVTAAGEIMSGNILSSGYLAGFGMTIGTVWGRIAGRTAADVAA
- a CDS encoding glycosyltransferase, with product MLIVSWGGGGNFPPALALAARLVAAGHDVALLADAAPAERSVAEAVARSGAQLLEYRSVEPWPAGVSLEEDPARFHEMRNGLATAHDVLAAAAQFRPDVVVVDCMLGAGLVAAERLGLPTAVLVHVLYQPFVCFWGDISVNVSQCRKAFGMADLAAPATLDQLRRAAKVLVLVPEAFDYPGAPRGDETHYVGPILDPAPPGTPHDLGFDPTDDRPLVLVSLSTTPMRQQEALPPILEALAGLSVRGLLTLGGIAVELPSVPPNVAVHRYLPHAEVLPLVSAVVTHAGLSTVMASIAHGIPLLCIPQGREQPLNAARVQACGAGITLEAGAASESIAAALTAVLDDPSYADAARRLAASIDALGRGQAAVDHVLSLIGSGP
- a CDS encoding TIM barrel protein, with product MTKVLTREDCVVNCSILFGEYPLRDRPSRAFAAGFRRIELWWPFASAVPGDSEIDRLCSAIEDAGVQLYGLNLFAGDMAAGERGILSAPARSAEYDDNLAVVASIATRLGCRTFNALYGNRLEGVTPDEQDEVACERLREAAAILGRAGGRVLVEPLSGGAGYPLRLAADAVRVIERAEAASPLGNVFLLADLYHLAVNGDDVSAAIRRFGPRIGHVQIADAPGRHEPGTGGLPLARWIGELQAAGYEGPYALEYHPSTRTEASFGWLARTAVPRRSADEPESLGPSTS